The following are encoded together in the Actinoplanes sp. N902-109 genome:
- a CDS encoding acyl-CoA dehydrogenase family protein translates to MTAVLTRWPGGADFVAAAGRWEAARAVDDAGVHAAATHGLLGAAVPERHGGAGLPLTEVVELHRTVAAHSPSLQSLLVVHSMVCQALTRWGNPELRETLLPVLARGEQVAAFALTEGDAGSNVRDLSTKLRADGDTVLVSGRKRWISFGQVADLFLVFGYGTEGGTCALVRAGTGVTARPEPPSTGLRAARLSDVTFDDAPAPAAMVVGRPGFGIPLVATSCLTLGRLLIAAAATGVAQRAVALAAEHVAGRTVGGAPLGERQLVRGALAEASIAAESAWLAVQEAARALDDARPDAGLLAARVKLLAARAAALATAHATRLHGAAALVEDHPLQRLRQAADAYQVIEGPDEVLQDLIGGDLARRSPARPVTHG, encoded by the coding sequence ATGACAGCGGTGCTGACGCGCTGGCCCGGCGGCGCCGACTTCGTGGCCGCCGCCGGTCGCTGGGAGGCGGCCCGGGCGGTGGACGACGCCGGGGTGCACGCCGCCGCCACGCACGGGCTGCTCGGTGCGGCGGTGCCCGAACGCCACGGCGGTGCCGGGCTGCCGCTGACCGAGGTGGTCGAGCTGCACCGCACGGTCGCCGCGCACTCCCCCAGCCTGCAGAGCCTGCTGGTGGTGCACAGCATGGTGTGCCAGGCGCTGACCCGCTGGGGCAACCCGGAGCTGCGCGAGACGCTGCTGCCGGTACTGGCCCGCGGCGAGCAGGTCGCGGCGTTCGCGCTCACCGAGGGCGATGCCGGCAGCAACGTCCGCGACCTGAGCACCAAGCTGCGCGCCGACGGCGACACCGTACTGGTCAGCGGGCGCAAGCGGTGGATCAGCTTCGGCCAGGTGGCGGATCTCTTCCTGGTCTTCGGGTACGGCACCGAGGGCGGCACCTGCGCCCTCGTGCGCGCCGGCACCGGGGTGACCGCCCGGCCCGAGCCACCGTCCACCGGTCTGCGCGCCGCGCGGCTGTCCGACGTGACGTTCGACGACGCGCCGGCGCCGGCGGCGATGGTGGTCGGCCGGCCCGGCTTCGGCATCCCGCTGGTCGCCACGTCGTGCCTGACCCTGGGCCGGTTGCTGATCGCGGCCGCCGCCACTGGGGTGGCCCAGCGGGCGGTGGCCCTCGCGGCCGAGCACGTCGCGGGGCGCACGGTCGGCGGGGCGCCGCTCGGGGAACGGCAACTCGTGCGGGGCGCGCTGGCCGAGGCGTCGATCGCGGCGGAGAGCGCGTGGCTGGCCGTACAGGAAGCGGCCCGGGCCCTGGACGACGCGCGGCCCGACGCCGGCCTGCTCGCCGCCCGGGTCAAGCTGCTCGCCGCCCGGGCCGCGGCGCTGGCCACCGCGCACGCCACCCGGCTGCACGGCGCTGCGGCGCTGGTCGAGGATCACCCGCTGCAACGGCTGCGCCAGGCCGCCGACGCCTACCAGGTGATCGAGGGCCCCGACGAGGTGCTGCAGGACCTGATCGGCGGGGACCTGGCCCGCCGCTCCCCCGCCCGGCCGGTGACCCATGGCTGA
- a CDS encoding acyl carrier protein: MTRPDDVRTRLRDYVLALTGMPGLTDDQPLISGHVIDSLGAVQLVAFVEKTFGIEIGDADLSMANLDTIDGLAALVDRKLVTA; the protein is encoded by the coding sequence ATGACCCGACCCGATGACGTGCGAACCCGGCTGCGCGACTACGTCCTCGCCCTGACCGGGATGCCCGGGCTGACCGACGACCAGCCGCTGATCTCCGGGCACGTGATCGACTCGCTGGGCGCGGTCCAGCTCGTCGCGTTCGTCGAGAAGACGTTCGGCATCGAGATCGGCGACGCCGACCTGAGCATGGCGAACCTCGACACCATCGACGGGCTGGCCGCGCTGGTGGACCGCAAGCTGGTCACGGCATGA
- a CDS encoding 3-hydroxyacyl-CoA dehydrogenase family protein has protein sequence MSETPPHTVGVVGAGTIGSSVAHAAATAGLSVVLVDRTPAALAAAVTRIRGHQRLARLTGGEVTELDLRTTTELGELSGVDIVVENITENEQAKAALYAELDEVLKPGVAIAANTSAIPIDRLAAPLTDPARVAGVHFMNPVARIGTVEVVRGPQTAGATLAAVAGLLTRMGKQWVTVNDAAGFVINRVLMVVCNLAAALVDEGVASPGEVDTLFRGCLGHRTGPLRTADLIGIDTVVDTLDVLHAHHGTAEYVAHPALRAKVAAGHLGQKSGAGYFTYGES, from the coding sequence ATGTCTGAGACACCACCGCACACGGTCGGGGTGGTCGGCGCCGGCACGATCGGCTCCAGCGTCGCGCACGCCGCGGCCACCGCCGGGCTGAGCGTCGTGCTCGTCGACCGCACCCCCGCAGCACTCGCCGCCGCCGTCACCCGCATCCGCGGCCACCAGCGGCTGGCCCGGCTCACCGGCGGGGAGGTCACCGAGCTGGACCTGCGCACCACCACCGAGCTCGGCGAGCTGTCCGGGGTGGACATCGTGGTCGAGAACATCACCGAGAACGAGCAGGCCAAGGCCGCGCTCTACGCGGAGCTGGACGAGGTGCTCAAGCCGGGCGTCGCCATCGCGGCGAACACCTCGGCCATCCCGATCGACCGGCTCGCCGCGCCGCTCACCGACCCGGCCCGGGTGGCCGGGGTGCACTTCATGAACCCGGTGGCCCGGATCGGCACCGTCGAGGTGGTACGCGGGCCGCAGACCGCCGGGGCCACCCTCGCGGCGGTAGCCGGGCTGCTCACCCGGATGGGCAAGCAGTGGGTCACCGTCAACGACGCCGCCGGCTTCGTGATCAACCGGGTGCTGATGGTCGTCTGCAACCTCGCCGCCGCCCTGGTGGACGAGGGCGTGGCCAGCCCCGGCGAGGTCGACACGCTGTTCCGCGGCTGCCTCGGGCACCGCACCGGCCCGCTGCGCACCGCCGACCTGATCGGCATCGACACGGTCGTGGACACCCTCGACGTCCTGCACGCCCACCACGGCACCGCCGAATACGTGGCCCATCCCGCGCTGCGCGCCAAGGTCGCCGCGGGCCACCTCGGCCAGAAGAGCGGCGCCGGCTATTTCACCTATGGGGAGAGCTGA